The nucleotide sequence TGATGTTTTCCCTGAAAATCTTCCTGGGTTGCCTCCGGAAAGGGAAGTTGAATTTTCTATAGAGGTTATTCCTATACTACTCCTATTTTTATAACTCCTTACCAAATGGCTCTAATAGAACTGAAAGAGTTAAAAATTCAATTGCAAGAACTTCTTGAGAAGGGTTTTATTCGACCAAGTGTTTCCTCTTGGGGAGCtcctgttttatttgtgaaaagGAAGATGGCTCTCTTCGGCTTTGTATTAATTACCGAAAATTGAATAAGTTAACAATTAAGAATAGATATCTATTCCCTAGGATAAATGATTCATTTGACCAGCTAAAGGGTGCTAGGTTGTTCTCAAATATTGACTTGAGGTATGGGTATTACCAAGTGCGAGTAAGTGAGCAAGATGTTCCTAAAACTACTtttaggactcagtatggtcattatgaatttttgatgatgctatttgggttaacAAATGCTCTTGCAGTGTTCATGGATCTAATGAATCATGTATTCAAGCCTTATCTCTATCAATTTGTGCTgctatttattgatgatatttaaTATATTTCAAGAATAGTGAAGATCATGATAAACATCTCAGGATTGTTTTACGAATTTTGGAGGAGAAAAAGTTATTCCAAGCTTttcaaatgtgaattttggaCTAGTGAACTGGCTTTTCTAGGGCATATTGTGTCAGATGAAGGTGTGAAAGTTGATCCTGGTAAGATTCAAGATATTTTTGAATGGAAGCCACCTAAAAGTCCCACTATAATAAgaagtttcttgggcttagcggGATACTATAGAAGGTTTATCAAAGGCTTCTCCATTATATCCTCTCCTTTGACTAAATTTTTTAGGAAGGACATCATGTTCGCGTGGGAGGATAAATGCCAAGAGGGCTTTGAAAAGCTCAAATCTTTATTGACTAAAGCTCGTATACTTACTCTCCCAACTGAAGAGAAAGAGTGTGTGATATATAGTGATGCTTCTTATCATGGTTTGGGTTGTGTTCTGATGCAAGAAGGGCAAGTGGTTGCGTATGCCTCTCGAAAATTGAAATCACATGAATTGAATTATCCCATTCATGACATTGAGCTTGCTGCCATAGTGTTTGCTTTGAAAATTTGGAGACGTATTATGGATAAAAGTGTCATATATTCACGGATCATACGAGTTTGAAGTACTTGAGTAcacagaaagagttgaatttgagacacCGTAGATAGCTTGAGCTTATCAAAGATTATGACTGCACAATTGACTATCATCcaggtaaagccaatgttgttgCTGATGCTCTAAGTCGCAAATCCTTTGCCGATTTATCTCTGAGTCCTTTGCCAAAATTTCATTTAAAAACTATTGGAATGATTGAGTTATAAACTCAAggctaatttttttattattaaaagttcTTGCAAAACCTTTAGCATCCCACCTGGTGAATGGAATTATATGATGAAAAAATGGAATACCTAAAATAATGTCATTAGAAATATAttttaccaaaacaaaaatttcatGCATACAAACTTTGTTTTGGCAAATATATGTTTTTGGTAATTAATAAGAAATACCCATTTATTTGCCCACTGATATTATTCCTTCTCTTATGTAGTTTAAATCTGCACCACTATCTACTAAAGCAGTAAACTCTTTTTTGAAATTGTAATCAATTAAAAGAGTAACCTTTATAAAAAAGACTTTTGAGTACTAATTAACTCAAGTTTTTGTAAGAATTCATCATCTGCAAAGCCAATTGTTTTCAGAAAATTATCTTTTGCAGTATCAATCGAAGTACTGGCCTCAGCAATATCAGTACTAAATTTTTGGAGGACATTAGGATCTTCCAATTTAGAGACTCTTTTATCCAAGGCTAtatttaaagccttgagtctaGAAATCTCTTTTTTGAGATTATTAATCTTATCATTCAAATCTTGAATTGTTGTTGGCCTATCAATGGCCTGGGCCTTTCCTTTCAAAATTCTTTTGATTTCTGTCATGGTATATGACCCTTTCCTACGCTCAAATCTTTTTTTATAAGATTCGTTTTTGCATTTTATGTCTATGATACTTTATTTTATTCTTAGGGATGTCTATGGCGAATTACTTACAGAATTCTCCTAATTGTTGTCTTTTATTAGGATTGTGTTTCTTAATTTGATGATTCAGCTTAATttcattacataaggctaaggaTTTTATAAAATCAAATAGGCCTAATGCTTGCTACAAGTGTGGTAGAATAGGTCATTATGCCAAAGATTGAAGAGTCAAGGATAAAATTAAGAATTTTGACATAGATGATAATATTAAGGATTCTTTATAAAAGATTATATTAAATTCTTCCCCGGATAATTCTAGTCCAGAAAATAGTGATAGAGAAGATTCATCTACTGATGAAGATTTAAATAGAGATAATAACAAGATCGAAACTATTAGGATTAACAGAGATAATATTGCTAATGCTATTCCCGACCTTAAGCAAACTGAATCCGAAAGATTTTCCAACAGGTTTGAAATGAATCAAAACCAAATAGATTTCAGTCTAGGATCTCCGGCAAGAAAAATGATTTCTGAAGAGTTTAATAAACCAAGATGGGATCTATTTAGAAATTGTTTTTTCAACAGTTTTGATGATAAATTAATTAGCGAATTGCTCACAGAATTCTCCTAATTGCTATCTTTCATTAAGACGGTGTTAGAGATATGTCTACCAATTCTGCATATAATTCTTTAAATTGTTCTGGTAGGATTTCTAGAGAAGGATCATATAACTTCCACCAACTGCAGAATGGTAGTAAAACAACATCAACACACCAAATTACAGtcgaattcaagtctaagaacttctaaacttctgaattccacaaCCGGTGCCGAAACCCGCTAAACCACTTtcgaattacctcaaattttgcacacaagtcaaaaataacaccacaaacctattccaacttccggaattccattccgaccccgatataaaaattttcactaccaaccaaaattgccaaaattccaactttcgccaattcaagcctaattctaccatgggcctccaaatcacattacgaattcgctcccaagtccaaatgcacctaacggagctaacagaaccatcaaaattcaaatctaagatcatttacacataattcaacatccagtcaactttTCCATCTTAAACTTTCtcctaagagactaagtgtctcaatttactccAAAACCATTCCAGACTCGAACCAACTGACTCGGTAAGACATAATACAACTAAAGAACACAAATGAAGTAGAAAAATAGGGAAcatggctataactctcgaaatgactggccggatcgttacattctcccccttttaaaaaaacgttcatcctcgaacgggtctagaaacatacctggagccccaaataggtgtggatatcggCTCCACATCTCCCACTTAGTCTCCCAActagcctcctccacaggctaacctctccactgcactttcactgaagctatatcctttgatctcaactttcggacctgccgctccaaaatagctactgactccacatcataagtcaaatcaccatataaatgaaccatgctgaaatccaatatatgagacggatcaccgataTACTTtagaagcatagaaacatgaaatactagatggaCGCCTggcaagctaggtggcaaagcaagctcataggccacctccccaatcctctgaaacaCCTTAAACGGCCCAAAAAatcgaggactcaacttgcccttctttccaaacctcataacacccttaatgggtgaaacctttagcaaaaccttctccccaaccatgtaagatacATCACAGAATTTTTTATCAGCacaactcttttgtcttgactgtgcTGCGCGAAACcactcctgaatcactttcaccttgtctaatgcatcctgcaccaagtctgtacccaaaagcctagcctcacccgactcaaactaaCCACTagagatctacatcgcctcctatataaagcctcatatggagccatctgaatactcgactgataactgttattgtaagcaaactccgcgagtggcagaaactagtcccatgaaccccaaaatcaatgacacaagaacGTAGCAtgtcttccaatatttgaatagtgcgctcaagctgttcgtccgtctgagggtgaaatgttgtgctcaactcaacgtgagtgcccaactctcgctgcacggccctctaAACCTGCGATATAAACTGCGtgcctctgtctgaaatgatgaaaactagcactccatgaaggcgaacaatatctctgatgtaaatctcagctaaccgctctaaagaataggtagtacacacatgaatgaagtgcgcgaacttggtcagccgatccacaatcatccaaatagcatcgaactttctcgaaGTCCGTGGTAGTCCAACTACGAATTctatggtgatctgctcccacttccactctagaatctctataTACTGAAGCAAGCcaacccggtctctgatgctcatatttcacctgctgacacttgtgacaccgagctacaaacccaactatatctttcttcattctcatccaacaatagtgctgtctcaaatcctggtacatcttcgcggcaccaaGATGGATGGAACAttgcgagctgtgggcctcctctagaatcaactcccgaagcccatatATATTAGGTGCACATAtatggccctgcatcctcaacaccccgtccttaccaatagtcacatctctaggatcatcatgcagaaccttgtccttgaggacaaacaaatgaggatcatcatactggcgctctctaatacgatcagacaagaaaaactgagaaaccacacaagctaagacccaactgggctccaaaatatccaatctcacaaactgattggccaaggcctgaacatcgaCTGAAAGGAGTCTCTCACCAATAGGAaggaatgcaagactacccatactcactgcctttctactcaaggcatcgaccactacattggcctttcccggatggtgcagaatagtaatatcatagtcctttagcatctccaaccacctccgctccctaaaattgagatccttctgtttgaacaagtgctggaggctatgatgatcagtaaacacctcacacaGAGATactgcctccaaatattcagcacgtgaacaatgacaactaactccaaatcatgaacatggtagttcttctcatggggcttcaactgatgagaagcataagcaataactctaccatcctgcatcaaaacacaccaaATACCAAATTGagaagaatcaaaatatactgtataagagcctgaagatGATGGCataactaacactggagctgtggtcaagacagtcttgagcttctgaaaacttgCCTCACACTCACCGACCacctaaaaggagcacccttttggtcAATTTGTTCAAGGGCTATGTAATAGACAAGAAACCCTAAACGAATCGATGGTAGtagccagccaaaccaagaaagctacgaatctttgtggttgaggatggtctgggccaactcttgaccgcctctatcttcttcagatcaatatgaataccctcactggacaccacgtgccccaagaacgccactaagctaagccaaaactcacacttggagaacttagcataaagcttctcatccctcaaccattgcaatacaactctcaaatgctaagcgtgctcctcctggctacaagagtacaccatgatatcatcaatgaacacaataatgaacgagtcgagataaggccaaaacacgttgttcatcaaatgcatgaatgctgctggggcattggtcaaccaaaaagacatcacaaggaactcataatgaccataccgggtcttgaaagctgtcttaagaatgtccgGGTCcccgatcttcaactggtgataacctaacctcaaatcaatcttgaagaataccctcgctccctgaaattggtcaaatagatcatcaatacgaggcaaaggatacttgttcttgatgatgACTTTGTTCAAATgcttgtagtcaatgcacattctcatggtgtcagcctttttcttcacaaatagaactggtgtaccccaaggtgacatactaggcggactaaaccccttatcgaggagttcGTAAAgatgctccttcaattcctttaactccgctggtgccatacgatacgttagaatagaaatgggctaagtgcccaacaccaaatcaatacagaagtcaatatccctgtccaccGGCATACCCGACAGGTATGCAGGAAACATATTcggaaaatctcgcaccaccagaactgaatcaatagtaggagtctctgcactaacatccctaataaaggccaaataagagagacaacccttcctaaccatctGCTGGGCTTTCAAGAACGAAATCACTCTATTAGGAACATAATCTgacaaacctcgccactcaatctgtggcaaccctggcatagccaacattatcttcttagcgtgacagtccaaaatagcataacacgaagacaaccaatccatgccaaatatcacatcaaagttaaCTATACTAAGCAGCAACAGATCCACTATAGTCTCtagtcccccaatagtcactacattcgaccgatatacacggtccacaataatggtATCGCCCatcggcgtagatacatgaatagaagATACAGAAGACTtgcggggcgtatccaaataatgagaaaaatacgacGACACATGAAAAGTgaaaccaggatcaaataatatagaggcatccctgtggcaaATTGAGATAATACCTGTTATCATAGCATCAGAAGCAATAGTATCGGGTTTGACAGGAATGCATAGAAAGGGCCTAGCctccacctgatcggcctctccctctagggcaacccctagctgaaTGACCTCTACCCCAActtggctgagcgggtggtgaagtaactggtgctaaagTCAAAGGCTGACCCCTCTGTTATTGAGCTGGACCTTCCACTAGGTGGGGGCActacctcctgatatgaccaaactctccacacttgtAGAACTCCCCGATGCTGGTGGTAGGTACTGAAGGGAtccccgagcaccgggataactagtagaagaacctggcatggatgAACCCCGAGTTGATGGTCCATGAGtcaaactctgagctgggagatCATTGAGAGATAAGTGGCCCTGatgtgaactgtgagaaccatggccagatgatgcaccacggtgcaGTAGGCAAGCCGTCTAAGCATACCTGAAAGGATAACCCCTACCGTGGTGGAACTAACCTTtagaaggaacaccaccaaaattGGCCAATCCCCGAAGCCTCTTGGCCACACTCTTAGCCTGCTCCTAGCGGTGAACAGACTCTATCTCCTGgtcaatgtcaacaacctcctcagaTGTAGCACTAGACACCCTCCCATAGTCATAAGAATCAGCAActaatatgtgaggccatcaacaaacatcctgatcctctccctgtctgtgggaaccaaccagatagcatgacaagtgaactcagaaaatctcatctcatactacatCATTGTCATATCATCCTGATGACAAATGCTCAAACTGCCAGCGTAGCTCCTCTCTATGTGATTGAGGCACATAtttctccaggaagagaatggagaactgctgtcAAGTGGCACTGCACCAattggcctacgcctctcataagcctcccaccaagtgaagacaACTCTAGAGaattgaaaggtagtgaacgtGACCCTagtggtctccagaatacctactgtacggagaatcctctaacacttatccaagaaaacCTGGGCATCCTCAGCCTCTACACCACTAAAAGttagaggctgaagtctaccaaacctttcCAATCTATgttgctcatcatcaggcataattggaaccacatagtcctgagcaggtgcaactggttgggctggtggtgccccgtgtctgaagtccctgaacaacctgctcaggtgtgcaggca is from Nicotiana tabacum cultivar K326 chromosome 18, ASM71507v2, whole genome shotgun sequence and encodes:
- the LOC142172516 gene encoding putative mitochondrial protein AtMg00860; translated protein: MINISGLFYEFWRRKSYSKLFKCEFWTSELAFLGHIVSDEGVKVDPGKIQDIFEWKPPKSPTIIRSFLGLAGYYRRFIKGFSIISSPLTKFFRKDIMFAWEDKCQEGFEKLKSLLTKARILTLPTEEKECVIYSDASYHGLGCVLMQEGQVVAYASRKLKSHELNYPIHDIELAAIVFALKIWRRKANVVADALSRKSFADLSLSPLPKFHLKTIGMIEL